Part of the Musa acuminata AAA Group cultivar baxijiao chromosome BXJ2-7, Cavendish_Baxijiao_AAA, whole genome shotgun sequence genome is shown below.
TGCATCTGTTCATGGACTAGTTAGATTTTGTTGGAGACAATCAGCATTTACTAATACCGTAATTATGACATTATAGAAACAattgatttcaaaaaaaaaaaattcatggacTCAATTTGATTTGTTTTCTAAGTAGTTTAAAGGACAAGCAGTTCTTAGTCTTGTTTATACTTATTATATACATTCTCAATGTCTACTGCATCATGTTGCTACTATACTATTTAGTTTCAATATTTCAGCTAAAAgtataaatttattaatattgTTGTCATTGGTTCTTTATTATTGTCTTTTTCTTAACAAATCGGAATGTTCCTTCACCGGGTATGTGATTCAGATGGTGCTGGTGGCAAAGGAACATGGGGCAAGCTCTTGGATGCTGATCCTGATTCACGTGTTGACCCAAATGATCCTAATTATGATAGTGGAGAGGTATGAGACTCTCACATTCACTCTTTTATATCTGGAGACATACATATGACTTCATATGCATATATGAAGGTGCTTGTGTATTTTTGTACAGTAGTTATATCCTTCTTTTGTTATCATGTATGATTAGGGAAAGCTCAAGAAACAGACACTTGATGAGGATTACACATTCATTGTGTTTGCAATTTCAGGAACCATATCAGCTCGTGGGTGCCACTCTTTCTAACCCTATAGATGACTATAAGAAATCTGTGGCAACAATCATAGAGGAGTATTTCAGCACTGGTGCGGTAGAAGTGGCAGCCACGGATCTTGGAGATATTGGGTCTGATCAGTATCATCACTTCTTTGTTAAGAAACTTGTTTCCATGGCGATGGACCGGCATGACAAAGAGAAAGAGATGGCATCTGTTTTGCTATCCTCCCTGTATGCCGATGTAATTACTTCGGCCCAGATCAGCCAAGGGTTTCTCATGTTACTCGAGGCTGTTGACGATTTGGCGCTTGACATACTTGATGCTGTTGATGTGCTGGCTTTGTTTATAGCCCGTGCAGTTGTTGATGACATCCTACCTCCTGCCTTTCTCACAAAAGCGAAGAAAACACTTTCTGAATCCTCTAAAGGTCTTCAGGTTGTTCAAACTGCTGAAAAAAGTTATCTCTCGGCTCCCCACCATGCAGAGTTAGTTGAGCGTCGATGGGGTGGCACCACTCATTTCACTGTCGAAGAGGTCAAAAGGAAGATCTCAGATTTGTTGAGAGAATATATAGAGAATGGAGACACAGCAGAGGCCTGTAGGTGCATAAGGGAGCTGGGAGTTTCGTTCTTCCATCACGAGGTTGTGAAGCGGGCACTGGTGCAGGCAATGGAAAATCAAACATCAGAGCCTCTTATATTGAAGCTTTTAAAAGAAGCAGCAGAAGAACTTTTAATCAGTCCTAGCCAGATGACCAAGGGTTTCTCACGGCTTGCTGAGAGCCTCGATGACCTGTCTCTTGATATTCCTGCTGCAAAATCCTTATTCCAGATGATAGTTCCTAAAGCGATTTCTGGTGGATGGCTTGACCCTTCTTTTCTCCAATCAAAAGAGGCAGAGGACGAAGACAGAGATGAAGGTTATGAGAAATTGAGGAAGTACAAAGAAGAAGCTGTTACGATAATACGGGAATACTTTCTCTCTGATGACATACCAGAGCTTATTAGAAGTCTCGAAGATTTAGGTGCTCCGGAGTACAATCCTGTTTTTATTAAGAGACTAATAACCCTTGCGATGGACCGCAAGTACAGGGAGAAGGAGATGGCATCTGTTCTGTTATCTGCGCTTAGCATGGAAATATTCTCAAGAGATGACATTGTTGATGGGTTCATAATGCTGCTCGAGTCAGCTGAGGATGCGGCATTGGACATATTGGATGCCTCAAATGAGCTAGCACTATTCCTGGCCAGGGCCGTAATTGATGATGTCTTAGCACCGCTCAACTTGGAGGAGATCAACAGCAAGCTCCCGCGCAATTGCAGCGGGAGTAAAACTGTTCACATGGCTCGCTCGCTAGCATCTGCTCGGCATGCTGGTGAGAGACTTCTGAGATGCTGGGGCGGTGGCACTGGTTGGGCGGTGGAGGATGCAAAGGACAAGATAATAAAGCTTCTGGAGGAATATGAGAGCGGAGGCGATGTGGGAGAAGCGTGCCAGTGTATCCGTGATTTGGGAATGCCTTTCTTCAATCATGAAGTGGTAAAGAAGGCATTGGTTATGGCGATGGAGAAGAAGAACGAGAGGCTGTTGGGTTTGCTGCAGGTGTGTTTCGATGAATGGTTGATCACCATGAATCAAATGACAAAAGGGTTCTCAAGAGTAAGGGATGGGCTCGATGACTTAGCTCTTGATATTCCCAATGTGGAGGAGAAGTTCCAGCAGTACATGGAGCACGCGAGAAAGCACGGCTGGCTTCTGGCGTCCTTTTAGGTTATAGCAGCTATGCCTCACTTCATTTCGTCCCTTGTCGGCTGGAGCGTTTGTTCAACCCGTGGCGGCGGTTTGATTCTCGTTTTCCGGTTCATGCAGTTTTCGGTTCGTATTGCTGGAAATGTGGGATTGAAATCACGCGTGCCTCCTTTTGACTTCACTGGGATCGTTCCTCTTtagttgggttgggttgggttttttttaattattattattataaatttgctTTTGGTAGTATTTTTATTGGTGATAGATTTCAGATATCAGGATTAGTGAGACATATTCTTATGG
Proteins encoded:
- the LOC135617803 gene encoding MA3 DOMAIN-CONTAINING TRANSLATION REGULATORY FACTOR 1-like, with protein sequence MASPKKEGFLTEEQREVLKIAAQKAEVLSSSPKSPTKLVLSEIHTKGGGGGGGGRSPSSGVRHVRRSHSGKLVRVKKDGAGGKGTWGKLLDADPDSRVDPNDPNYDSGEEPYQLVGATLSNPIDDYKKSVATIIEEYFSTGAVEVAATDLGDIGSDQYHHFFVKKLVSMAMDRHDKEKEMASVLLSSLYADVITSAQISQGFLMLLEAVDDLALDILDAVDVLALFIARAVVDDILPPAFLTKAKKTLSESSKGLQVVQTAEKSYLSAPHHAELVERRWGGTTHFTVEEVKRKISDLLREYIENGDTAEACRCIRELGVSFFHHEVVKRALVQAMENQTSEPLILKLLKEAAEELLISPSQMTKGFSRLAESLDDLSLDIPAAKSLFQMIVPKAISGGWLDPSFLQSKEAEDEDRDEGYEKLRKYKEEAVTIIREYFLSDDIPELIRSLEDLGAPEYNPVFIKRLITLAMDRKYREKEMASVLLSALSMEIFSRDDIVDGFIMLLESAEDAALDILDASNELALFLARAVIDDVLAPLNLEEINSKLPRNCSGSKTVHMARSLASARHAGERLLRCWGGGTGWAVEDAKDKIIKLLEEYESGGDVGEACQCIRDLGMPFFNHEVVKKALVMAMEKKNERLLGLLQVCFDEWLITMNQMTKGFSRVRDGLDDLALDIPNVEEKFQQYMEHARKHGWLLASF